The Kordia sp. SMS9 DNA window AATGATTTTGATTGCTCTAATAAAGCGTGTCTTTTTTTGGCATCCTGAACAGAACAAAAGAGTGTCAAAACAGGATGCTCTAAAGTTTCTAGATCCTTGTTTTGAATTATTTTATCAAATTCAATCTTAGTTAATTCAGCATTCATGTCAATTTGATCTTTGGAGGTGTATTCTGTAAAAATGAAAGGAATAATGTATCGTTGATTGATGATTAGGTCCAAATCCTCTAAGTTATGTCGAAAAGACAAATTGAACATATTATCAACCCTATGCCAATATTCTTTCCCGTTTTGTGCACTTTTCAATGCCATTATCGTATACTTTTTATACTCATTTGTGGGCATGTGAGAAACAATGATACTTAGTTTAGGATTTCCAGGAGTTTGTTTGATGTAATATTTACCTGGCCATTCTCCCAAACTATCAATAAGGTGTTGGAATTCGACCAAATTTAGAGAATCAATAGGTTTTACAATGGAATCCCAAAGTGATTTTCTTAATCCTATTTTTTTTGCTTCCGTTGAACCTAAATTTTTGCTGTATATAATTTCAGTGAATCTATTTCTACTTTCTTGATCTCTATGCATGATTTGATCCAATTTTCCGACAACAGTTTCGGAATTTAGAGAGCTTTCGAAATTTTCCCAATGTAAATTGCATTGATCTCCATGCAATTGTATCAATTTCTCTTTTGCGTCAATGCTTTTTACAGTACTATAAAGATCATTGACAATGGCGCAATCAGTAGCGTAATTATGATTTTTTATTAATTGTAAATCCCTTTTATAATCCATATAGGATATTGCTTCATGTGTACGTTGGTCTTTACAATTAGAAAAAATACCTAAAAGCAGAATGAATACATATTTTTTTTTCATAGAAATCAAAAAGAATAAGTGCTCAATTCAGAAAATCAAGCACTTATGAAATTATAGGCTAAAAAGTATTAACACTCACTAGTGATAATACTTCCTCTTTTCGTGTAAGAACATACATACGTATAAACTCCGTCATCACAATTGTCAGAATATATATCAGTTTGTGTATCTGTATAATCCCAGCCTGAGGTTGTACACGTTTCCGTACATGAAGATCCTCCGCCAGTTTTGCTTCTTACTTGATCAACTGAAATTTGACAATCCTTGAATTTGTCTAAACTTAATTTTTCCATAATTTATCGATTTTGAAATTACCTACTCTGTTAGCTTTTCGGTTTCCGCTTTTCATGATTTTTCGATGTTATGGGAGAATAAGTTTTTTAGGAATTATCTTAAAATTACAATTTATATTTAGAATTCCAAATCAATACTCACAAAAAGTTGATCTAAAATAATAAATATTAATCATTTATTAAATAATTTACACCTCCACAAAACCATGTTGAAACGCATACGTCACCAACTCGGAAACAGAGTGAATGTTGAGTTTGCTACAAGAGATTTTATTAAGCATTATTTTTTTTCTCACTAGTATTTACTGCAATATCTGAATTAAAAAAATCTTTGTAAGATTTGATCAACTCATTGTTAATATTTCTCTCTATTGATGCTTCATTTTCATTGGAATCAATGATTCCTGGAAAATATGACTTGTATTGATATACCCTAGATTTATGTTTTTCTAACTTTTTCTTAATACGATTTAGTTTTTTCCTAATAGACCCAGTATTCACACGCATTCTCTCAGATGCCAATGCATGATGTGTTGAAATATCGTTATAATCATCTTCTAAAATATAGATTTCGTATAGTTTATCATTATAGGCTTTACTATCGGAATGCATTTGGACAACCTTATAATAATATTGGTTTGCAATTTCATAATGTGTTTTAGGCTCCAAATAAGATAAAATTTCAGAACCAAGAATGATCATTAGCTCCTTTTTAAAATTTTCAAAGTTACCAACTAATTGATCTGTTTTTTTGGTTTGCTCAAGAGGTTTAGAATTATGATTTCCATGCTTATCTGATTTTTTTGAGTTCTCAGCCGATTGATCTACTTCATCTTCCTTTACAGAAGATTTGGATTCATTATTATCTAATGAATCATATTTTTTTATTATGTTTTTATAATTTTCGTATACATTACACCAATCTGCCATTCTATCATGAGCCAATGCAATGTAAGAATATCCTATTACATAACCTGGATCATAAAGTTTAAACATTTTAATTAATTCTTGTAGACAGAATAAAGCCTCTTTCGTTAAAAATTCTATTATATCCTTTATTAAAATAGTAGATTCATTGGAATCTAAAATAAAAGCCAAATTACTTTTAGTATGTTCTTGAAGACTCTTTTGGTTTGTTAATTTTGAATTTTCTGAAAAGTCCATTTCCATATCGAAAAAATCTTCTAAACCTAAGATATTTTTCATTATAAAATAACAGCGTTCAGTTCTATATTTCAATTCTAACATTCGCAAATATCTATTATTCATAGAAGAATAAGGAGATATTAGTCCCTTACTTAATTTAAAATCTTTTAAAAATTTAGTATAATTTTTTTCTGTATTCTTCTGCCCTTTTTGTTCTTTTTCCTTTTGTCCTTTTTGAAACTCAATCTTTGTGTTTTTAATATTTGTTGAGTTCAGTTTCATTTTTATTTCTTCAACCAAAATTAATACTTCTCTATTATTAGAAGTATTACTTAAATTATTATATAAAATATTTCTTCCTACATCTTTATTTTCAAAAATTTCAAGAATCTCTCTATATTTGAGAATTTGAGGTCTATTTGCGATCTCATTATTCCAACTTGTTACCATAAATACAGTTTCTGCAACTTCTTCAATACTTCGGAAGTTTTGATCTTCAATTTGGATATTTAAAAATTTTTCAATTCTACTTAAATAATCATCATTTTTAACTATTTCACTTCCGCTTGTTTTATTTTTTTTAGAAACATCCGTATTAACTTTTGTTTCATCAATTTCATTTTTTTCATGCTCCTTATTGATTTCCACAAGATCTTTTATAAGGTACAGCATTTTTATTAAGTGTACTCCATAATAATAGTTGTGTCCTGATCTTTTAAATAGTGCTGCTGCAAGCTTGTATACATGAAAAACTGTTTGAGTTGTGAATAAATTATCATCGACCAACTCTATAAATTTTTTTATATTAATTTCTCTTTTTTCAATTTCTGTATTATTAATATCATTATCTAATATTTTAAATTCTTCTTTTGGTATTTTAAACTCTTCCTTTTTTAATGATGATAAGATACAATCTCCAAGTTTAGCTATTACAGTTGCCAAATAATACATTCGTTTTCCACTAATCATATCAATACATTCAGGCAATAAATATCCAGCACTCATAGCTAACAAATTTTCTTGTAATGATACTTTAGACTGAAGATTATCTGATTCTGAAATTATATTTTTTCTTTTTTTAATTTTTTTGATTATCCTACTCTGATGATTTAAGGTCAAGAAATAAATAGAATTCCAATAATAATTAAATGATGTTAAAGAAGGATAAAAATCGTATGGACGTTTTGTTATGTGTGGACTTTGTATTATATCTTTGTTGTAAATTTTATATTGCTGTTTTAGAATAATGTTATCTTCTTTATTTTTTGTTAAAAATGCTTCTAAATGATATTTTCTTATCTCAGATCTAAAAAAGTTTGGGTATTGACAATTTTTGTAAAACAAAATGCTTCCTACGTTATTGTAATAATCTGATTTTAAGTAATTTTTTCGATAGCTATATATACTTGGTATGTTTTTTAATTTATTTTTATTTGAATTTATTTTTTTACTAAATAACTCTTTACCTGTATTCTCTTTAAGACTAATCAAAGACTTACTCTCTATCATTTGTAAAAAATCTTGCCTATTTTCAAATAAGCTATCATAGGTTACTCCATCTACCCTAGACTTTTCAATAACGCCTAGCAATGCTATAAAAGGCATACTAATCAAGTTCATCTTTCTATGGTCATCTGAAACATCTAATTGAAAATTTTCTTCATTTACAACCATTTTTTCTAAGTATCTTTGTGTATCAAGAATCAATGTTTTGTATAGAGAAAATGCTGAGTCAAAAGCACGTATTTTTTCTAAAGTAAGACCTAATTTTAACTGATTTCTTAACCAAATTAAAAATTGATGTCTTGTTATTTGACCTTTAGTTACTGCAGTAGGAAATCGTAAAGATTGTATGGACTCTGAATAATATATAATTGCTTCATCGTATTCTTTGTCGTAAAAATGTAAATCTCCCAATATAGTTTGAGTAAAACTTATGGCATGTACGAATTGATTATCATCATGAATTGGTATGTATTTATCATATTTGTTCTCAAGTTCAATTAATCTTTTTTTATAATGTCGTTTTGTGAATAACGATTCATCCAATGTAAAATTGAAAGCAGCTGAACTCAAGTCTGAAGTTTTAGAAAGATAAATAAGTTCTCGCCTTACTATTCCTCTAAATTTATAATCAAAAATTCCACTAATAGCATCCTCTAAATAATTTGAAGAATAAAAACGCATTAAATCATCTATAAATTTTCTCAAGTTTGGCTCTCTATTTACTAAAACTACCTCTGGAATAAGTTCAAGATTTCTCCAAGAAAAACCAAAAGGATGAAATTTAAAAATATGATCTATGATGAACGAAGAAGAATATAATAATTTATCCCCTAAGGACTTTAAATGTCGACTATTACTTATAATATAAGGACGATATAAACTTGCTGTTAGACCTATTTCATATTGAAAATTGTAACTGAATTTTAAAAATAATCGGTCTCTTTTGGGCTCCTTGCAGCCTACTTTTTTGTGATCCTGTAATACGACTAAGTTCTCCTGTCTAAAAGATGGTTCTTCTATGTCTTCATTTGATTTAGTTACAATTATTTTTTCAACTAAAGTTGTTAATTTTTTTGGAGTTCCATTACTTCTATAAGCAAGATAAACTATGAAATTTTGTAAAATAGAAACAATTTTAGCTATTTGTTTTTTTGTGTTTTCGTCTACATCTTTTAGCTTTTCAGTATTTTCCTCATATGTTTTTATTAAAAAATTCTTATTATCACTTTTTTTAAAATGCAAATATTTATAAAGCTTTTTTAAATTAGGATCTTTTATATTTTGATCTTTATTATCGACTTTTTCTTCATTTTCATAATCTTTAGTTATTAAATTATTTAAAATTAAATTACAAAGATATTTTTCTGTCATTTGGGTAATTCCTCCTTTACCATATTCAGATTTAGAAGAGTCTTTAAAGAAACTTTTCACATAAATAACATCATTGAAAATACTACTATAAAAAGAATCTCTATCAGCAATATCAGCCAGATATGCATCGTACATTTCTCTCCCTCCTATGAAGAAGAACTTAACTCTAACGACATTTAAAAATCCTTTTAAATTGGCAAGTAAAGAGGCTACTGCTTCTTGTCTTTGTCTATATCTATTGTTATTAAGCGAATCATAGTCAAATTTTGGATTTGAAGATTCTTTTTCTTCAATACTTACTGTACTTTGTTGCTCTATTTTATCTAACTCATCAATAATAAAGATAAATTGTTTGATATCTAATTGAGAATTCTTTCTCATAGTATCTATGTCTTTAAAAATTTCTATTAGTGAATCTTCAACTTCTTTAGCACTTGCTACTGGATAAGAAACCTCATTTCTACTTTTATAAGAACTATAGGGTATTTTTAGAGTCGTAAAACTATTAGCTTTTGTTGTAATACCTCTACCAGAGCCCACCTCTTTTTGTGTTGTAACCTTTCCACTTATTCTGTTCAATAAAATATTTAATTTCAATAAAACTCTATCAAAATTAGCTTCTTCATTGATATTATTTTTATTATTTATCAGTTTAAGAATTAAACTCCCCAAGAAGAATATCCTTCTATCAAAGTTTC harbors:
- a CDS encoding ATP-binding protein, which gives rise to MSSSNLSKYSAKIKDVYIELKGYEFFHSPFYQDEDHTDSANSNNRFIGRRKILERIQSILKNTKIKSGAYLITGFRGMGKTSVIREAVFKHNNKHKLESSDLKSFWINLVIFKKVLFVFIYSLFLFSLIFGGFLILLQLHMVFLMLLLLIFAIRFIFRKDYTNNMKPKIKESKIIKSLWNLFKVLFIISITFIVCLDAYLSEFNIFSSIKSFFTYGKDSTTIKDIMTSYELVNHFSEVSYVKLMIGILLSLLLLNLFFFINDLGVQLIKKYRIKKNNEKIINHYKIFEINLSQDSLNEIDILRRITIDVRDYWQKNKNNFNTRNFDRRIFFLGSLILKLINNKNNINEEANFDRVLLKLNILLNRISGKVTTQKEVGSGRGITTKANSFTTLKIPYSSYKSRNEVSYPVASAKEVEDSLIEIFKDIDTMRKNSQLDIKQFIFIIDELDKIEQQSTVSIEEKESSNPKFDYDSLNNNRYRQRQEAVASLLANLKGFLNVVRVKFFFIGGREMYDAYLADIADRDSFYSSIFNDVIYVKSFFKDSSKSEYGKGGITQMTEKYLCNLILNNLITKDYENEEKVDNKDQNIKDPNLKKLYKYLHFKKSDNKNFLIKTYEENTEKLKDVDENTKKQIAKIVSILQNFIVYLAYRSNGTPKKLTTLVEKIIVTKSNEDIEEPSFRQENLVVLQDHKKVGCKEPKRDRLFLKFSYNFQYEIGLTASLYRPYIISNSRHLKSLGDKLLYSSSFIIDHIFKFHPFGFSWRNLELIPEVVLVNREPNLRKFIDDLMRFYSSNYLEDAISGIFDYKFRGIVRRELIYLSKTSDLSSAAFNFTLDESLFTKRHYKKRLIELENKYDKYIPIHDDNQFVHAISFTQTILGDLHFYDKEYDEAIIYYSESIQSLRFPTAVTKGQITRHQFLIWLRNQLKLGLTLEKIRAFDSAFSLYKTLILDTQRYLEKMVVNEENFQLDVSDDHRKMNLISMPFIALLGVIEKSRVDGVTYDSLFENRQDFLQMIESKSLISLKENTGKELFSKKINSNKNKLKNIPSIYSYRKNYLKSDYYNNVGSILFYKNCQYPNFFRSEIRKYHLEAFLTKNKEDNIILKQQYKIYNKDIIQSPHITKRPYDFYPSLTSFNYYWNSIYFLTLNHQSRIIKKIKKRKNIISESDNLQSKVSLQENLLAMSAGYLLPECIDMISGKRMYYLATVIAKLGDCILSSLKKEEFKIPKEEFKILDNDINNTEIEKREINIKKFIELVDDNLFTTQTVFHVYKLAAALFKRSGHNYYYGVHLIKMLYLIKDLVEINKEHEKNEIDETKVNTDVSKKNKTSGSEIVKNDDYLSRIEKFLNIQIEDQNFRSIEEVAETVFMVTSWNNEIANRPQILKYREILEIFENKDVGRNILYNNLSNTSNNREVLILVEEIKMKLNSTNIKNTKIEFQKGQKEKEQKGQKNTEKNYTKFLKDFKLSKGLISPYSSMNNRYLRMLELKYRTERCYFIMKNILGLEDFFDMEMDFSENSKLTNQKSLQEHTKSNLAFILDSNESTILIKDIIEFLTKEALFCLQELIKMFKLYDPGYVIGYSYIALAHDRMADWCNVYENYKNIIKKYDSLDNNESKSSVKEDEVDQSAENSKKSDKHGNHNSKPLEQTKKTDQLVGNFENFKKELMIILGSEILSYLEPKTHYEIANQYYYKVVQMHSDSKAYNDKLYEIYILEDDYNDISTHHALASERMRVNTGSIRKKLNRIKKKLEKHKSRVYQYKSYFPGIIDSNENEASIERNINNELIKSYKDFFNSDIAVNTSEKKNNA